The Achromobacter deleyi region GGGGCCGCCACGGTGCGCCTGCTGGCCGCGGGCGGCGCCCGGGTCGCCATCGGCTACCTGAATGGCGCCGACCGCGCCGAGGCGCTGCTTGCCGGCTTGCCGGGCAGCGGCCATTTCACGGTGCGCCTGCCCTTGTCGGATCGCGCGCAGCAGGAGGCGGCGGCCGAAGCTGTCGGCGCAAGGTTCGGCCAGCTGGATGTGCTGGTGCATTCGGCCGGATACACGCAGCGCGTTGCCCATGCCGATACCGATACGCTGACCCCCGAGCTCTACAACGAAATCCTGACCGCCAACGCGGGAGGACCCTACGCGATCACGCGGGCCTGCCTGCCGTGGCTGCGCAAGGCGCCGGAGGCGGTCGTGGTCGCCGTGTCGTCGGTGTCGGCGTACACCGGATCGGGCAGCAACATGGCGTACTGCGCGGCCAAGGCGGCGCTGGACACGACGGTGCGCTCGCTGGCCCGGGCCTTCGGTCCGATCCGCTTCCTGAG contains the following coding sequences:
- a CDS encoding SDR family NAD(P)-dependent oxidoreductase; the encoded protein is MTQHEHQSGLAGKTALVTGGSSGIGAATVRLLAAGGARVAIGYLNGADRAEALLAGLPGSGHFTVRLPLSDRAQQEAAAEAVGARFGQLDVLVHSAGYTQRVAHADTDTLTPELYNEILTANAGGPYAITRACLPWLRKAPEAVVVAVSSVSAYTGSGSNMAYCAAKAALDTTVRSLARAFGPIRFLSVSPAAVDTEFVAGRSREDLQKHAARTALGRVVTPEDVAQAIIASVTMLKTATGVRLVIDGGHSL